The following proteins come from a genomic window of Nicotiana tomentosiformis chromosome 12, ASM39032v3, whole genome shotgun sequence:
- the LOC104117601 gene encoding uncharacterized protein: MSKVKRFRNPLKSAHGPYDAPGRSSSSTTPAPSLAIEPSLSLQVPPHAPTSSSVADEVSQQEQAPTQPSYPSAMSIRHHGHSNNPTKHIKIKVNEVNNLHIGERIIVDFDNYDAAYGEAQGLFAGYCGLLAIDGNFFPINFNRWSGPSSIPKKYKEDCFETMLKSRFFFRTTNAIAYRYCNASLNKKWAIHRHRLWDEFYDPAKSRTELLSNVPPGINRDQWAYFVAYRLKSSIIESCRRNKEIRRKQTMPHTGGSKANSRRRHELRKSYSGKDVYRNSLEKSRKDGSFINDEARTIVEQIESTQGNNNESEISTDDIIGKVLGAEHSGKVRCMGMGAAPSNTFKNIKQQLNELNHFSSSFGASSTTFSYLQQEVTHLKSQLASTLTALKAYMISKEGRVSEQFTGLFAPQPQNVISIIIRQVNCHEDIVLILVIAR, from the exons ATGTCAAAGGTTAAACGTTTTCGGAATCCATTAAAATCAGCTCATGGACCATATGATGCTCCTGGACGTTCTTCATCATCAACAACTCCAGCCCCGTCACTTGCTATAGAGCCCTCACTTTCGTTACAAGTTCCCCCACATGCTCCTACAAGTTCCTCAGTAGCTGATGAAgtctcacaacaagaacaagcaCCGACTCAGCCTTCTTATCCAAGTGCAATGTCCATACGCCATCATGGAC ACTCAAACAACCCTACCAAACACATTAAGATCAAGGTCAATGAGGTCAACAACCTACATATCGGAGAACGCATCATTGTGGACTTTGATAACTACGATGCAGCATATGGGGAAGCGCAAGGGTTGTTCGCTGGATATTGTGGATTACTGGCTATTGACGGTAATTTCTTCCCAATTAATTTTAACAGGTGGTCAGGACCATCAAGCATTCCTAAAAAATACAAGGAAGACTGCTTTGAAACAATGCTAAAG TCTCGGTTCTTTTTTAGGACTACTAATGCCATTGCATACAGATATTGCAATGCTAGTTTGAACAAGAAATGGGCTATACATAGACATAGGCTGTGGGATGAATTTTATGACCCAGCCAAAAGTAGAACTGAACTTTTAAGCAATGTGCCACCGGGTATAAATAGAGATCAGTGGGCTTATTTTGTTGCTTATCGTCTAAAATCATCAATAATT gAAAGTTGtagaagaaataaagaaattcgCCGCAAGCAAACAATGCCTCACACTGGTGGTTCCAAAGCTAACTCGAGACGACGACATGAGCTG AGAAAATCCTACTCGGGGAAAGATGTTTATCGAAACTCATTGGAGAAATCGAGAAAGGATGGATCATTTATAAATGACGAGGCAAGGACTATAGTG GAACAAATTGAATCGACTCAAGGCAATAACAATGAATCTGAAATTTCCACGGATGATATTATTGGCAAGGTGTTAGGGGCAGAGCATTCTGGGAAGGTACGATGTATGGGTATGGGAGCAGCTCCTTCAAATACATTCAAGAATATCAAGCAACAACTTAATGAGCTGAACCATTTTTCATCTAGTTTCGGCGCATCATCTACAACTTTCAGCTATTTGCAACAAGAGGTCACTCATTTGAAGTCCCAATTAGCAAGTACCTTAACTGCACTAAAAGCTTACATGATATCAAAGGAAGGAAGAGTTTCTGAGCAATTTACTGGTTTGTTTGCTCCCCAACCACAG AATGTCATAAGCATTATTATTAGGCAAGTGAATTGTCACGAGGATATAGTCCTCATCTTGGTCATAGCTAGATAA